The genomic DNA AGATCGAGTACGTGTCGTAGGAGACCAGGATCGCCTTCGGGTAGTCGGCCGCGATCCGCTGATACGGGGTCGATCCGGCCGCCGAGCAGACCGTCCGGCCGGCCAGGTCCTGCGGGCCGTTGATGTCGTGCTCGTCCGTGCGGACGAGCAGCGACTGCCCGGCCATGAAGTACGGCCCGGCGAAGCCGACGAGCTTCTTGCGCATCTCGTTGATGGTGTAGGTGCCGACGTAGTAGTCGATCTGACCGTTCTGCAGCGCAGTCTCGCGGTTGGCCGAGGCGATCGTCCTGAAGCGGATCGTCTTCGGGTCGAAGCCGAGCGAGGCGGCCATCATTCTGGCGATCTCGATGTCGAAACCGGAGTAGAGGCCGGTGGCCGGGTCCTTCTCCCCCAGGTACGGCTGGTCCTCCTTGGCCCCGACTCTGAGGTAGCCACGCTTCTTCGCCTTCGTCCAGGTTTTCGACTCGGGCAGCCGGAAG from Streptomyces sp. NBC_01707 includes the following:
- a CDS encoding glutamate ABC transporter substrate-binding protein, whose amino-acid sequence is MRTRKVLAACAGLLLAVLAVGCGKEGSPPVKGPRAAQLPVYKVDTSFRLPESKTWTKAKKRGYLRVGAKEDQPYLGEKDPATGLYSGFDIEIARMMAASLGFDPKTIRFRTIASANRETALQNGQIDYYVGTYTINEMRKKLVGFAGPYFMAGQSLLVRTDEHDINGPQDLAGRTVCSAAGSTPYQRIAADYPKAILVSYDTYSICVDNLLTYQVDAVTTDDAILLGFAAKAPKELKVVGKPFSEEPYGIGVPRSDNALRFALNDALEANEKNGNWKKAFEATLGLSGVPAPTPPPIDRYPAT